The bacterium nucleotide sequence CCCGCTGGAATCCGAATTGCTATATCTTTTGTCCAAGGTGCTTCATCAGATTTCACCTCTCTTATCAACTTCCCGTCAATATAAATCAGGGCTTCATCATCTATTGCTCTGTGAAACTCCAAAAAATAGCTTTCGTTCTCCGCAAGGGAAAGCCTTTTTCTCAGCCACCAAACTTTGTTATCCTCTTCAACTCGGAAGGGGAGATTTATCTCTTTCCAATCGCTATCGTCAAATTCGGCTGACTGCCATCCCTCCGGTGGCTTGGTCTCGCTCATCCTCCATCCACGCATTATATGGACGGTTTTATCGGGAGAGAAAAATCCGAAGTATCCTTCTGGAGATGGCTCGGCTACGAATTGAGTAGATGTTATTTTATCCTTTAGAGAGGTCGTAAACAAGCCGCCGTTTTTGAACACTATTACTCTTTCCAATCTTAAATTGCTCAATGTCCAAGTATTTTCCCCCTTATCATAGCGAATATTCGCCACTCCTTTGCGGAAGAAGTTGCTCGTCGTAGTTGCTAAAGTCAAAGGGGAGAGAAAAAGCAGAACCAATTTTAAATATTGCATTTTCCTTCCTCCTTCGTTAAATTCATTATATGTGTATCAATGTCATTATATGCGAGGTGGTTCTAGGATGCAAGAAGAACTTTCAATTGATGTAGATTATGTTCGCAAGAGGATAATTTATTTCATTCGGAAAGAAACGGAGAGGGCGGGTATTAAAAAAGCAGTTATCGGGTTATCCGGTGGGCTTGATTCCTCAACGGTTTTTCTCCTTGCGGTTGAAGCGTTGGGTGGAGAGAACATAATCGCCCTGTCGCTTCCCTATAAGACAAGCGACCCTCAAAATATTGAGGATGCAAAGGAACTTGCCTCCTCAACGGGCGCTAAATGGGAATTAATAGATATAACCCCCCAGATTGATGCCTTTTTCCAATCTTGTCCTACTGATAACCTTGTTCAAAAGGGAAACAAAATGGCAAGGGAAAGGATGAGCATATTGTATGATAGAGCGTATTTTTATAGAGCTCTTGTTTTGGGGACGGGAAACAAAACGGAGTGGCTCTTGGGGTATACAACTCGCTGGGGGGATTCAGCCTGCGACCTTGCTCCAATCCTTGACCTCTACAAGACTCAAGTTAGGCAATTGGCGAAAGCGATAGGCGTACCGGAAAAGATAATAAAGAAAGTTCCCACAGCTGAGCTCTGGCCGGGTCAGACGGACGAAGGAGAGTTAGGATTCACTTATGAGGAAGTTGATAAGCTTCTTTTCAATTTGATTGATAAGGGTTTGTCAAGGAGACAATTGATTGATAAGGGCTTTGCTACGGAATTCATAGATAAAGTGATTGAGAGGGTTCACAAGATGGCATTTAAAAGGAAATTACCTCCTTATCCTCGTATCTATTAGGAGGGGAATTGGCGAGCAAAGGCAATCTCTTCGTCGTCGCTACCCCGCTTGGAAATCTCAAGGACATAACCCTTCGGGCTTTAGAGGTTTTCAAAGATGTAGATTTCATTGTCGCAGAGGATACAAGGAAGGCGAAGGGGTTGCTAAGCCATTATGATATAAGAAAGCCCGTAATCTCCCTTCACCGACATAGTCCAAGAAGCAGGGTGGAGCAAATTATAAAGAGAATTGAAAATGGGGAGAACGCTGCCCTCATCTCAGAGGCAGGAACGCCAGCCATTTCCGACCCAGGCGAGGAACTTGTGAAGTATTGTGGTGAAAGAGGTATAAAAACAATCCCCATACCAGGTCCTTCCGCTATAACGACTGCGTTGAGCGTGAGTGGGATGCCAGCCCAAAATTTCTCCTTCTTCTCTTTTTTGCCAAGAGGAAGAAGCAAAAGGAGAAAATTGCTGAACGAAATCAAAAATTATCCCCATACTTTAGTTTTCTTTGAAGCACCTCATAGGATAATAGAAACATTAGAGGATATCTTAGAGGTAATGGGAGATAGGAAAATCGTTTTGTGCAGAGAGCTCACAAAGATTTACGAGGAGATATTCAGAGGGAAGGTGAGCGAGGCTTTGAAGATGTTGAGGGAAAAGGGAGCGAGGGGAGAGTTCACAATCGTTTTAGAGGGGTGTCTTTCTTCCTAAGTTGTCTAAAATCCGCAAAAAGGAGTTTCCCGCTATTAACTTGCTGAAAGAGACGAATTCTCCGAGTAGAATCATAACAAAGAGAAAAGAAGCATAGCATATTTGAACATATAAGGGAGTATATGCGAAGGATAAGCCAAGAATAGCGCCGAGACTATTAGAACCGCTATCGCCCAACATCGCTTTTTCCCTAAGGTCATAGACAAGGAAAGCAAGGGCGAAGGAAAAGAGAAACGGGTAGGATTTGCCAGAGAAGAGAAGTGAAAGAAAGGATAGCAGAGCGAAAGCCTTTAGACATCTTCCGGGACGCAAATCCAAGAGATTTAGAAAATTGGCTGAGGCGGCAATTACGAAGGCTGAAAGCAGGATACGAGGCAAGGAGGAATAAAGCGATGAGGCTATTATTATCGCAATTACTCCGCCTCCCAATGCTTTCAGCCAGCCAGTTGAGAATTTCCCCTTAAACAAAAGGGAGAAATGTCCTTTGAACCCTTTAACATCTTTTAGCCCCCAAACATCATCGGCAAAGCCAAGAACGCCGAAGGAAAAAAGAGTCAGGGCTGAGATGAAATCCTTGGAAAAAAGAAAGTAAATGCTTCCAACGAATGGGATAAGGAATCCGGCTTTAGGGATATATATGCCCTGGAAATTTTTTTCCTTCAAAGGCAAACGATGAGAAAATAAAGGCAAAAGCAGTCCGAGCAGAAAACCCAAGATTAAAGAGTTCATCTTTTGATTAATATTTTAAATAGAGCGAAGAGAATGTGAATAAACTGCTTGCCCCTGTGAATAAATCCTCGCCAACTCCATCCCGTTCTTCTATGCGTTATGTTCAAGGGTATTTCCTTTACCCTATAACCTTTTCTTAGGGCGTAAATCGTCAAAGCGGTCTCAAATCCAAATCTCCCTTCCCAAGGAAATCCCTCTAATATCTCCCTTCTCATAGCCCTCTGCCCTGATATGGGTGAATTCAAATCCCTCCCCGTAAATAACCTCACCCCAAATCGGGAAAGTGCTAAAACAAGACCCAACCCACC carries:
- a CDS encoding NAD+ synthase, which encodes MQEELSIDVDYVRKRIIYFIRKETERAGIKKAVIGLSGGLDSSTVFLLAVEALGGENIIALSLPYKTSDPQNIEDAKELASSTGAKWELIDITPQIDAFFQSCPTDNLVQKGNKMARERMSILYDRAYFYRALVLGTGNKTEWLLGYTTRWGDSACDLAPILDLYKTQVRQLAKAIGVPEKIIKKVPTAELWPGQTDEGELGFTYEEVDKLLFNLIDKGLSRRQLIDKGFATEFIDKVIERVHKMAFKRKLPPYPRIY
- the rsmI gene encoding 16S rRNA (cytidine(1402)-2'-O)-methyltransferase; the protein is MASKGNLFVVATPLGNLKDITLRALEVFKDVDFIVAEDTRKAKGLLSHYDIRKPVISLHRHSPRSRVEQIIKRIENGENAALISEAGTPAISDPGEELVKYCGERGIKTIPIPGPSAITTALSVSGMPAQNFSFFSFLPRGRSKRRKLLNEIKNYPHTLVFFEAPHRIIETLEDILEVMGDRKIVLCRELTKIYEEIFRGKVSEALKMLREKGARGEFTIVLEGCLSS
- a CDS encoding phospho-N-acetylmuramoyl-pentapeptide-transferase, which codes for MNSLILGFLLGLLLPLFSHRLPLKEKNFQGIYIPKAGFLIPFVGSIYFLFSKDFISALTLFSFGVLGFADDVWGLKDVKGFKGHFSLLFKGKFSTGWLKALGGGVIAIIIASSLYSSLPRILLSAFVIAASANFLNLLDLRPGRCLKAFALLSFLSLLFSGKSYPFLFSFALAFLVYDLREKAMLGDSGSNSLGAILGLSFAYTPLYVQICYASFLFVMILLGEFVSFSKLIAGNSFLRILDNLGRKTPL